From a region of the Tenggerimyces flavus genome:
- a CDS encoding tyrosine recombinase XerC: MPEELPDGAAEVVAEFARHLAAERNLSRHTVRAYTGDLASLLAHAGVAGPENLDELDIHVLRGWLGRLQATGKARTTLARRGAAARTFTAWAHRRGLLASDPGLLLGTPKAHRTLPPVLRQDEAAELLQVAMVAADDGTPAGARDRAILELLYACGIRVGELVGLDVDDLDFDRNIVRVIGKGDKERSVPFGQPAAAAVKAWLAVRPTLVRNGSGPALFLGARGGRLDQRAVRRLVHQRLADVPGAPDLGPHGLRHSAATHLLEGGADLRSVQELLGHASLGTTQIYTHVSTERLRKVYQQAHPRA; the protein is encoded by the coding sequence ATGCCTGAGGAACTGCCGGATGGTGCCGCCGAGGTGGTCGCGGAGTTCGCCCGCCACCTGGCGGCCGAGCGCAACCTGTCGCGGCACACCGTGCGTGCCTACACAGGCGACCTCGCCAGCCTGCTCGCCCACGCCGGCGTCGCCGGCCCCGAGAACCTCGACGAGCTCGACATCCACGTTCTCCGCGGCTGGCTCGGCCGGCTCCAGGCCACCGGCAAGGCCCGGACCACGCTCGCCCGGCGGGGCGCGGCGGCCCGTACGTTCACCGCCTGGGCGCATCGACGGGGGCTGCTCGCGTCCGACCCTGGGCTGCTGCTCGGCACGCCCAAGGCGCACCGCACGCTGCCGCCCGTCCTCCGCCAGGACGAGGCCGCCGAGCTTCTGCAGGTGGCCATGGTCGCCGCCGACGACGGCACGCCCGCCGGTGCCCGCGACCGGGCGATCCTCGAACTGCTCTACGCCTGCGGCATCCGGGTCGGCGAGCTGGTCGGCCTCGATGTCGACGACCTGGACTTCGACCGCAACATCGTCCGCGTCATCGGCAAGGGCGACAAGGAACGGTCGGTGCCGTTCGGCCAACCCGCGGCTGCCGCGGTGAAGGCCTGGCTCGCCGTCCGCCCGACGCTGGTCCGGAACGGCAGCGGGCCTGCTTTGTTCCTCGGCGCCCGCGGCGGAAGGCTCGACCAGCGCGCCGTTCGGCGGCTGGTCCACCAACGCCTCGCCGACGTCCCCGGCGCCCCCGACCTTGGGCCGCACGGACTCCGGCACTCCGCGGCCACCCACCTGCTCGAGGGCGGCGCCGATCTTCGGAGCGTGCAGGAGCTGCTCGGCCACGCGTCCCTGGGGACCACGCAGATCTACACGCACGTCTCGACCGAACGGCTCCGCAAGGTCTACCAACAGGCCCACCCCCGCGCCTGA
- a CDS encoding YraN family protein, whose translation MHTKDMLGKFGEAVAVKHLKSAGYEVISRNWRCDLGEIDIVARDRDTLVVCEVKTRSGTGYGTPLEAVTREKAARLRNLASRYLDHHDLRIKKVRVDVIGVLCKPEEAPTINHLQDAA comes from the coding sequence ATGCACACGAAGGACATGTTGGGAAAGTTCGGCGAAGCGGTCGCGGTGAAGCACCTGAAGTCGGCCGGATACGAGGTGATCAGCCGCAACTGGCGCTGCGACCTCGGCGAGATCGACATCGTCGCGCGCGACCGCGACACGCTCGTGGTCTGCGAGGTGAAGACCCGGTCGGGAACGGGTTACGGAACCCCGCTGGAAGCCGTCACCCGCGAGAAGGCAGCCCGCCTCCGGAACCTCGCGTCCCGCTACCTCGACCACCACGACCTACGCATCAAGAAGGTCCGCGTCGACGTCATCGGCGTCCTCTGCAAGCCCGAAGAAGCCCCCACCATCAACCACCTCCAGGACGCCGCCTGA
- the dprA gene encoding DNA-processing protein DprA, translated as MTEVSDDERLARAALTGLSEPGNVILARFVAEHGPEATLQAIRNGSYPGTALQDLQARLAASEPGADLDRAAKAGAWLVCPGDPEWPVQLDVLAESESTEGAGGEPLALWVRGSLELGVITQRACAIVGARSATQYGTHVAGELAAGLADRGVTIVSGGAFGIDVAAHRGALAANGYTVAVLACGVDIPYPRAHAALFDRIAEEGLLVSEVPPGSTPRRPRFLVRNRLIAALSEGTVVVEAALRSGALNTAAWAHRCQREVMAIPGSVLSPLSAGTNQLIRDAGAILVTDSAEIAEQIGRIGDDLAPVKAGEQRARDALDRRSQQVLECVPVQQFQGIAQLAATAGVPVDETLAVLGHLLLLGFVEHVGAGWRLSAAERTRNRHASTVERTGS; from the coding sequence ATGACCGAAGTCTCCGACGACGAGCGCCTCGCCCGCGCCGCGCTCACCGGACTCAGCGAGCCCGGCAACGTCATCCTCGCAAGATTCGTCGCCGAGCACGGACCCGAGGCAACGCTCCAAGCCATCCGGAACGGCAGCTACCCGGGCACCGCTCTCCAAGATCTCCAGGCGAGACTGGCCGCCAGCGAGCCCGGTGCCGACCTCGATCGCGCGGCCAAGGCCGGAGCATGGCTCGTCTGCCCAGGCGATCCCGAGTGGCCAGTGCAACTCGACGTCCTCGCCGAGTCCGAGTCGACCGAGGGCGCCGGCGGCGAACCGCTCGCCCTGTGGGTACGAGGATCACTCGAGCTCGGCGTGATCACCCAGCGCGCCTGCGCCATCGTCGGCGCCCGGTCGGCCACCCAGTACGGCACCCACGTCGCCGGTGAACTCGCAGCCGGGCTGGCCGATCGAGGCGTCACGATCGTCTCCGGCGGCGCGTTCGGCATCGATGTCGCGGCCCACCGTGGCGCCCTCGCCGCGAACGGGTACACGGTCGCCGTCCTCGCCTGCGGAGTCGACATCCCGTACCCCCGAGCGCACGCCGCGCTGTTCGACCGCATCGCCGAGGAGGGCCTGCTGGTCAGCGAGGTGCCGCCCGGCTCGACCCCGCGGCGGCCGCGGTTCCTCGTACGCAACAGGCTCATCGCCGCCCTCAGCGAGGGAACGGTGGTCGTCGAGGCCGCGCTCCGCAGCGGCGCCCTCAACACCGCCGCCTGGGCTCACCGGTGTCAACGCGAGGTGATGGCGATCCCTGGTTCGGTCCTCTCGCCGCTTTCGGCTGGCACGAACCAGTTGATCCGCGACGCGGGCGCAATCCTCGTCACCGACAGTGCCGAGATCGCCGAGCAGATCGGCCGGATCGGCGACGACCTCGCGCCGGTGAAGGCGGGGGAGCAGCGGGCCCGCGACGCCCTGGACCGCAGGTCACAGCAGGTGCTGGAGTGCGTTCCCGTCCAGCAGTTCCAGGGCATCGCGCAGCTCGCCGCGACCGCCGGCGTGCCGGTGGACGAAACGTTGGCCGTGCTCGGTCACCTGCTTCTGCTTGGCTTTGTCGAACACGTTGGCGCAGGCTGGAGACTGTCAGCCGCCGAGCGGACCCGAAACCGGCACGCCTCCACGGTGGAGCGGACCGGGAGCTGA
- a CDS encoding murein hydrolase activator EnvC family protein encodes MTNPSTRLALVVLALLGWWCLCTGPASAGATAWQWPLSPRPEVLRGFHPPPVPWGAGHRGVDLAASAGQTVRSAGAGQVSYAGVLAGRGVVVVRHGELRSTYEPVASSVTVGTRVAAGAALGTVEAAGHCTGRTCLHWGLKRGAEYLDPLALVGLGPPRLLPLDSSSVSAASSPSPSVAAPAGPQRAGVAALADALGPFAAPAAGAVAGAVVAGVMLRRALPPTGGSPPPPPRTPAAPGAVINLDEVRRRLRRSA; translated from the coding sequence ATGACGAATCCATCGACTCGCCTCGCGCTCGTGGTCCTGGCCCTGCTGGGGTGGTGGTGCCTGTGCACGGGTCCCGCCTCGGCTGGTGCCACGGCCTGGCAGTGGCCGCTGTCGCCGCGCCCGGAGGTGCTGCGCGGCTTCCACCCGCCGCCGGTGCCGTGGGGAGCTGGGCACCGCGGCGTGGACCTGGCCGCGTCGGCGGGGCAGACCGTCCGGTCCGCGGGCGCGGGTCAGGTGTCGTACGCGGGCGTGCTCGCCGGTCGCGGAGTGGTTGTCGTCCGGCACGGGGAGCTGCGGTCGACGTACGAGCCGGTGGCTTCGTCCGTGACGGTGGGGACGCGGGTGGCGGCAGGTGCCGCCTTGGGAACGGTGGAGGCGGCCGGTCACTGCACAGGTCGGACCTGCCTGCACTGGGGGCTGAAGCGCGGCGCGGAGTATCTGGACCCGCTCGCCCTGGTCGGCCTCGGCCCGCCGCGGCTGTTGCCGCTGGACTCGTCGTCGGTCTCGGCTGCCTCGTCGCCCTCGCCTTCGGTCGCGGCGCCTGCTGGGCCGCAGCGCGCGGGGGTGGCGGCCTTGGCGGATGCGTTGGGCCCGTTCGCCGCACCGGCGGCCGGCGCCGTCGCGGGTGCGGTCGTAGCCGGCGTAATGCTCCGCCGCGCCCTACCACCCACCGGCGGCAGCCCTCCCCCGCCACCGCGTACCCCCGCCGCACCGGGCGCGGTGATCAACCTCGATGAGGTCCGCCGACGCCTCCGGAGGTCCGCATGA
- a CDS encoding YifB family Mg chelatase-like AAA ATPase gives MSTARTRCVALIGIEGHLVEVEAYLGGGLPSFGIVGLPDKTLNESRDRVRAAVTNSNVDWPSQKITIGLSPATLPKSGSHFDIAIAVAVLAASDFLKQESIDGIVFLGELGLNGRARYTRGILPAVLAAAQAGYRRFVVPEPNVAEARLIEDAEVLGIRSLRQLLAVLREDELPDEPAYEESEIRQHTHGVVASAGRLAGLDLAEVVGQAVARKALEVAAAGGHHLFFSGPPGGGKTMLAERLPTLLPDLNAARSLEVSAIHSVAGTLPPDAPLITRPPFCDPHHTASTAAIVGGGARIPRPGSISLAHHGVLFLDEAPEFRPEVLETLRQPLEHGEVVIARSEGAARFPAKFQLVLAANPCPCGKFVGKGIHCVCSPIVRQRYAQRLSGPIRDRIDIVQTVEQVSRAEMLADRSSVESSEVVAARVAEARKRQEHRYRDTPWSLNAQVPGHILRRSWPAEPGSMPLVDNQLTGGWITARGADRVLRLSWSLADLAGRDQPTKDDVMVALTLRLGHEPVDKRTTTDIRRVG, from the coding sequence ATGAGCACCGCCCGCACTCGGTGCGTCGCGCTGATCGGCATCGAGGGCCACCTCGTCGAGGTCGAGGCCTATCTCGGCGGCGGGCTGCCCTCGTTCGGCATCGTCGGCCTGCCCGACAAGACGCTCAACGAGTCTCGCGACCGCGTCCGAGCGGCAGTCACCAACTCCAACGTCGACTGGCCGTCCCAGAAGATCACCATCGGCCTCTCACCTGCCACGCTGCCCAAGTCCGGCTCGCATTTCGACATCGCGATCGCCGTCGCCGTCCTCGCCGCATCCGACTTCCTCAAGCAAGAGTCGATCGACGGCATCGTCTTCCTCGGCGAGCTCGGGCTGAACGGTCGCGCGCGATACACCCGCGGCATCCTCCCCGCCGTCCTCGCCGCAGCCCAGGCCGGTTACCGCAGGTTCGTCGTCCCCGAGCCGAACGTCGCCGAGGCCAGACTCATCGAGGACGCCGAAGTCCTCGGCATCCGCTCCCTCCGCCAACTCCTCGCCGTCCTTCGCGAGGACGAGCTCCCCGACGAGCCAGCGTACGAAGAGTCCGAGATCCGCCAACACACCCACGGCGTCGTCGCCAGCGCCGGGCGGCTCGCTGGCCTCGATCTCGCCGAGGTCGTCGGACAGGCCGTCGCGCGCAAGGCCCTCGAAGTCGCCGCGGCGGGCGGCCACCATCTGTTCTTCTCCGGACCGCCCGGCGGCGGAAAGACCATGCTCGCCGAACGTCTCCCCACCCTGCTCCCGGACCTGAATGCCGCACGCTCGTTGGAAGTCTCGGCCATCCACTCCGTCGCCGGCACACTCCCACCCGACGCGCCGCTCATCACCCGACCCCCGTTTTGCGACCCGCACCACACGGCCAGCACCGCCGCGATCGTCGGCGGCGGAGCCCGCATTCCGAGACCGGGCTCGATCTCGCTTGCCCACCACGGTGTGCTGTTTCTCGACGAGGCCCCCGAGTTCCGGCCCGAAGTGCTCGAGACGCTTCGCCAACCCCTCGAGCACGGCGAAGTCGTCATCGCCAGATCCGAGGGCGCCGCGCGGTTCCCCGCCAAGTTCCAGCTCGTCCTCGCCGCAAACCCCTGTCCCTGCGGCAAGTTTGTCGGCAAGGGCATCCACTGCGTCTGCTCCCCGATCGTCCGCCAGCGCTACGCCCAACGCCTCTCCGGCCCGATTCGTGACCGCATCGACATCGTCCAGACCGTCGAGCAGGTCTCCCGCGCCGAGATGCTCGCCGACCGTTCGTCCGTCGAGTCCTCCGAGGTCGTCGCCGCCCGCGTCGCCGAGGCCCGCAAACGACAAGAACACCGCTACCGGGACACGCCCTGGTCGCTGAACGCCCAGGTCCCCGGCCACATCCTCCGCCGCAGCTGGCCCGCCGAGCCCGGCTCGATGCCGCTCGTCGACAACCAGCTCACCGGCGGCTGGATCACCGCCCGCGGCGCCGACCGCGTTCTCCGCCTGTCGTGGTCGCTCGCCGACCTCGCCGGACGCGACCAACCCACCAAGGACGACGTGATGGTCGCGCTCACCCTGCGCCTCGGCCACGAACCCGTCGACAAGCGAACGACCACCGACATCAGGAGGGTCGGATGA
- a CDS encoding PadR family transcriptional regulator, translated as MPKRGAISPLGLAVLGSLIEKPRHPYEISTTLKERGKERSIKLNYGSLYSVVESLEKQGLIAEHEIVRDGRRPERTVYRITPAGEKVLEDTITEMLGNPVKEFTQLEAALALAPAVSPDRFVELLDQRVTKLVATLDELEAEANQPEAAALPRLFWIEHEYHRAMVRAERDFVEAIVRDMREDNLPGLDFWRRAYELKAAGVSFEEATADVDKNFGPGANWLRDLKGMGFM; from the coding sequence ATGCCGAAGCGTGGGGCCATCAGCCCGCTGGGGCTCGCTGTGCTCGGCAGCCTGATCGAGAAGCCGCGGCATCCGTACGAGATCTCGACCACGCTCAAGGAGCGGGGCAAGGAACGCAGCATCAAGCTCAACTACGGATCGCTGTACTCGGTCGTCGAGTCGCTGGAGAAGCAGGGGCTGATCGCCGAGCACGAGATCGTTCGGGACGGCAGGCGGCCTGAGCGCACCGTCTATCGGATCACTCCGGCCGGCGAGAAGGTGCTCGAGGACACGATCACCGAGATGCTCGGCAATCCGGTGAAGGAGTTCACCCAGCTCGAGGCGGCGCTGGCGTTGGCGCCGGCGGTGTCTCCCGACCGGTTCGTCGAACTACTCGACCAACGCGTCACCAAGCTCGTCGCGACGCTCGACGAGCTCGAGGCCGAGGCCAACCAGCCGGAGGCGGCCGCACTCCCCCGGTTGTTCTGGATCGAGCACGAGTATCACCGGGCGATGGTGCGCGCGGAACGGGACTTCGTCGAGGCGATCGTGAGGGACATGCGGGAGGACAACCTGCCCGGGTTGGATTTCTGGCGCCGTGCCTACGAGCTGAAGGCGGCCGGAGTCTCGTTCGAGGAGGCGACCGCCGATGTCGACAAGAACTTCGGCCCGGGAGCGAACTGGCTCCGCGACCTGAAGGGGATGGGCTTCATGTAA
- a CDS encoding ATP-binding cassette domain-containing protein, with protein MAVPSGRLALEASDLVKTYGPSGRGKEPVRALNGLNLAVPHGTVFGLLGPNGAGKSTTVKILTTLSRADSGDARVMGLDVVKSQNAVRLAIGYVSQKSGSDVDATGRENLVLQGRIYGLSRSAATRRAEELLDRFGLGEAANRIVRGYSGGMQRKLDVALGLVHRPQVLFLDEPTTGLDPEARADMWAEIEKLTGQDGLTVLLTTHYLEEADRLAGQLAIVDRGAVVVEGSPESLKASLRGDAIQIDLAGASLGSQAASLLSRLPGVREVVVDGAVVRCRVDSGATAVPAVLGLLDDGGVAVSSVTTSRPSLDDVYLRHTGRSFSAAELADESASRRAA; from the coding sequence ATGGCTGTGCCTTCTGGTCGACTGGCGTTGGAAGCCAGCGACCTCGTCAAGACCTACGGCCCGAGCGGGCGCGGCAAGGAGCCGGTGCGCGCGTTGAACGGGCTGAACCTCGCCGTACCGCACGGGACCGTGTTCGGGTTGCTCGGACCGAACGGTGCCGGCAAGTCCACCACGGTGAAGATCCTCACCACCTTGTCGCGCGCCGACTCCGGCGATGCGCGCGTGATGGGGCTCGACGTCGTCAAGTCCCAGAACGCGGTACGGCTCGCGATCGGGTACGTGTCGCAGAAGTCTGGGTCCGATGTCGACGCGACCGGGCGGGAGAATCTCGTTCTGCAGGGGCGGATCTACGGTCTGTCGCGTTCGGCGGCCACGCGTCGGGCGGAGGAGCTGCTCGACCGGTTCGGGCTCGGTGAGGCCGCGAACCGCATCGTGCGTGGGTATTCGGGCGGGATGCAACGCAAGCTTGACGTCGCGCTCGGGCTCGTTCATCGACCGCAGGTGTTGTTCTTGGACGAGCCGACGACGGGCCTCGACCCCGAGGCGCGCGCGGACATGTGGGCGGAGATCGAGAAGCTGACAGGGCAGGACGGGCTCACCGTTCTGCTGACGACGCACTACCTGGAGGAGGCCGATCGGCTCGCGGGGCAGCTGGCGATCGTGGACCGCGGCGCCGTCGTGGTCGAGGGGTCGCCGGAGTCGTTGAAGGCTTCGCTACGCGGCGATGCGATCCAGATCGACCTGGCGGGCGCTTCGTTGGGTTCGCAGGCTGCCTCGCTGCTGTCGCGGCTGCCGGGCGTGCGCGAGGTCGTCGTGGACGGAGCCGTGGTGCGGTGCCGGGTGGACAGCGGGGCGACCGCGGTGCCTGCCGTGCTTGGGCTCTTGGACGACGGAGGCGTGGCGGTGTCGTCGGTGACGACGTCGCGCCCGTCGCTGGACGATGTGTACCTGCGGCACACCGGGCGGTCGTTCTCGGCCGCCGAGCTCGCCGACGAGTCTGCTTCGAGGAGGGCCGCATGA
- a CDS encoding ABC transporter permease yields MAAVTVSPSVVEHSRPRGLLSHSTFIAGRWLRAQLRQPLYIVFTLVQPAIWLLLFGQLFKNLAQLPGFGGGSYISYLTPGIVIMTALMGAGWSGSNFITDIDRGIMDRMLTSPVRRGALMIGQLVSQSAATVVQAVIVVLIGLLAGASYAGGVLGLLVTVLMGVLLGAAFASLSNAVALLARKQESLIAISQFVSLPLTFLSSVMMAPALMPSWLASVSKFNPVDWAVVASREALSASPDWSVVLTRGGLLLAFALVIGWLSTRAFAAYQRSA; encoded by the coding sequence ATGGCTGCTGTGACTGTTTCGCCTTCTGTCGTTGAGCATTCACGACCGCGTGGGTTGCTCTCGCACTCCACGTTCATCGCGGGGCGTTGGCTGCGGGCGCAGCTGCGGCAGCCGTTGTACATCGTGTTCACGCTGGTGCAGCCGGCGATCTGGCTGCTCTTGTTCGGGCAGCTGTTCAAGAACCTGGCGCAGCTGCCCGGGTTCGGCGGCGGGTCGTACATCTCGTACCTGACGCCGGGCATCGTGATCATGACGGCCCTGATGGGTGCGGGGTGGAGTGGTTCGAACTTCATCACCGACATCGATCGCGGGATCATGGACCGGATGCTGACGTCGCCGGTGCGGCGTGGTGCGCTGATGATCGGGCAGCTCGTGTCGCAGTCCGCGGCGACCGTGGTGCAGGCGGTGATCGTCGTGCTGATCGGGCTTCTGGCGGGAGCGTCGTACGCCGGTGGCGTGCTCGGCCTGCTGGTGACGGTGCTGATGGGCGTGCTGCTCGGCGCGGCGTTCGCTTCGTTGTCGAACGCGGTGGCCCTGTTGGCGCGGAAGCAGGAGTCGCTGATCGCGATCTCCCAGTTCGTCTCGCTGCCGTTGACGTTCCTGTCGTCGGTGATGATGGCGCCGGCGCTGATGCCGTCGTGGTTGGCGTCGGTGTCGAAGTTCAACCCGGTCGACTGGGCCGTGGTCGCGTCGCGCGAGGCGCTGTCGGCATCGCCTGACTGGTCAGTGGTGTTGACGCGCGGCGGCCTCCTGCTGGCGTTCGCGTTGGTGATCGGCTGGCTGTCGACGCGAGCGTTCGCGGCGTATCAGCGTTCGGCGTAG
- a CDS encoding DEAD/DEAH box helicase, producing the protein MTTLTDLLPADPDPDTLYDTFVTWASGEGFELYPAQQDALIEIVSGSNVILSTPTGSGKSLVATGAHFVALAQGKRTFYTAPIKALVSEKFFALCKVFGADQVGMMTGDAAVNPTAPIICATAEILANVALREGTYADIGQVVMDEFHFYAEPDRGWAWQVPLLELPAAQFLLMSATLGDVSHFEKDLTRRTGRTTAVVASVERPVPLEYRYVLTAMHETLERLLADGLAPIYVVHFTQASAVERAQALTSINVCTRAEKDAIAELIGGFRFSAGFGKALSRVIRHGIGIHHAGMLPKYRRLVEQLAQAGLLKVICGTDTLGVGINVPIRTVVFTALSKYDGVKTRHLRAREFHQIAGRAGRAGYDTAGTVVVQAPEHVVENERAIAKAGDDPKKKRKIVKKKPSGDFVSWAQPTFDRLVAAEPEPLTSSFAVTHSMLLNVISRPGDAFDSMRHLLTDNHEDRPAQLRHIRRAIAIYRALLAAGVVEQLPTRDEDGRFARLTVDLQLDFALNQPLSPLALASLELLDKESPTYALDVLSVIEATLENPRPVLSAQLSKAKGEAVAQMKADGLEYEERMALLEDVTYPMPLYDLLEAAYDLYRRGHPWVADYEFKPKSVARDMFERALTFTEYVSFYQLARSEGLVLRYLADAYKALKQTVPESARTEELVDVIEWLGELVRQVDSSLLDEWERLRTPDGTEVDAVRPGGAPKLTGNVRAFKVLVRNHLFRRVELAALRRYDLLGELDAEWGWDADRWREAVEPYFELYDVLGTDADARGPHLLMIEERPDVWVVRQIFADPEGDHDWGISAEVDLAASDEAGEAVVRIVEVNQLGSLSA; encoded by the coding sequence ATGACGACTCTGACCGACCTGCTCCCGGCCGATCCCGATCCGGACACGCTCTACGACACGTTCGTCACGTGGGCGTCCGGCGAGGGCTTCGAGCTGTACCCGGCGCAGCAGGACGCGCTGATCGAGATCGTCTCCGGTTCGAACGTGATCCTCAGCACCCCGACCGGCTCGGGGAAGAGCCTGGTCGCGACCGGCGCCCACTTCGTCGCCCTAGCGCAGGGCAAGCGCACGTTCTACACGGCACCGATCAAGGCCCTGGTCTCGGAGAAGTTCTTCGCGCTCTGCAAGGTCTTCGGCGCCGACCAGGTCGGCATGATGACCGGCGACGCCGCCGTGAACCCGACCGCTCCGATCATCTGCGCGACCGCCGAGATCCTCGCGAACGTCGCGCTGCGCGAGGGCACGTACGCGGACATCGGCCAGGTCGTCATGGACGAGTTCCACTTCTACGCCGAACCCGACCGCGGCTGGGCCTGGCAGGTCCCGCTGCTCGAGCTCCCCGCCGCCCAGTTCCTGCTGATGTCGGCGACGCTCGGCGACGTCTCCCACTTCGAGAAGGACCTCACCCGCCGGACCGGCCGTACGACGGCGGTCGTGGCGTCGGTCGAACGGCCCGTCCCGCTGGAGTACAGGTACGTGCTCACGGCGATGCACGAGACGTTGGAACGGCTGCTCGCCGACGGACTGGCGCCGATCTACGTCGTGCACTTCACCCAGGCCTCCGCCGTCGAACGCGCGCAGGCGCTCACCAGCATCAACGTCTGCACGCGTGCGGAGAAGGACGCGATCGCCGAGCTGATCGGCGGCTTCCGGTTCAGCGCCGGCTTCGGCAAGGCGCTGTCCCGCGTCATCCGGCACGGCATCGGCATCCACCACGCCGGCATGTTGCCCAAGTACCGGCGCCTCGTCGAACAGCTCGCCCAGGCGGGCCTGCTCAAGGTGATCTGCGGCACCGACACGCTCGGCGTCGGCATCAACGTGCCGATCCGTACTGTCGTCTTCACCGCGCTGAGCAAGTACGACGGCGTCAAGACCCGGCACCTGCGCGCCCGCGAGTTCCACCAGATCGCCGGCCGCGCTGGCCGCGCCGGCTACGACACCGCGGGCACTGTCGTCGTCCAGGCGCCCGAGCACGTCGTGGAGAACGAACGCGCGATCGCCAAGGCCGGCGACGATCCCAAGAAGAAGCGGAAGATCGTCAAGAAGAAGCCGTCCGGCGACTTCGTGTCCTGGGCGCAGCCGACGTTCGACCGGCTCGTCGCGGCCGAACCCGAGCCGCTCACCTCCAGCTTCGCGGTCACGCACTCGATGCTGCTGAACGTGATCAGCCGCCCTGGTGACGCGTTCGACAGCATGCGGCACCTGCTCACCGACAACCACGAGGACCGCCCGGCGCAGCTCAGGCACATCCGCCGCGCGATCGCGATCTACCGCGCGCTGCTCGCCGCCGGCGTCGTCGAGCAACTGCCGACTCGCGACGAGGACGGCAGGTTCGCCCGGCTCACCGTCGACCTGCAGCTCGACTTCGCGCTCAACCAGCCGCTGTCGCCGCTCGCGCTCGCCTCGCTCGAACTGCTCGACAAGGAGTCGCCGACGTACGCGCTCGACGTGTTGTCGGTGATCGAGGCGACGCTGGAGAACCCGCGCCCGGTGCTGTCCGCCCAACTGTCCAAGGCGAAGGGCGAAGCGGTCGCGCAGATGAAGGCCGACGGCCTCGAGTACGAGGAGCGCATGGCGCTGCTCGAGGACGTCACCTATCCGATGCCTCTCTACGACCTGCTCGAGGCGGCGTACGACCTGTATCGCCGCGGGCACCCGTGGGTCGCCGACTACGAGTTCAAGCCGAAGTCCGTCGCCCGCGACATGTTCGAGCGGGCGCTCACCTTCACCGAGTACGTCAGCTTCTACCAACTGGCGCGGTCCGAGGGACTCGTACTCCGCTACCTCGCCGACGCGTACAAGGCGCTGAAGCAGACCGTGCCGGAGTCCGCGCGCACCGAGGAGCTCGTGGACGTCATCGAGTGGCTCGGCGAGCTGGTCCGGCAGGTCGACTCGAGCCTGCTCGACGAGTGGGAACGGCTCCGTACCCCCGACGGCACCGAGGTCGACGCGGTGCGCCCGGGTGGGGCCCCGAAGCTCACCGGCAACGTCCGGGCGTTCAAGGTGCTCGTCCGGAACCACCTCTTCCGCCGCGTCGAGCTGGCCGCGCTCCGGCGCTACGACCTGCTCGGTGAGCTCGACGCCGAGTGGGGCTGGGACGCCGACCGCTGGCGCGAGGCAGTCGAGCCGTATTTCGAGCTGTACGACGTCCTCGGCACCGATGCCGACGCGCGCGGCCCGCACCTGTTGATGATCGAGGAACGGCCGGACGTGTGGGTGGTGCGGCAGATCTTCGCCGACCCCGAGGGCGACCACGACTGGGGCATCAGCGCCGAGGTCGACCTCGCGGCGTCGGACGAGGCCGGCGAAGCCGTCGTCCGCATCGTCGAGGTCAACCAGCTCGGCAGCCTGTCGGCGTGA